In Candidatus Promineifilum breve, one genomic interval encodes:
- a CDS encoding dipeptidase, whose translation MFIVDAHLDLAYNAIAKGRDPRLGVARIRAQEQPPGKDIATVGLPEMRQAGVGLIFATIFVSPASTPFDREPDEITYETPQQAHTLGAAQVDYYRRLVDEDETLRLVTDAAGLDEVVKSHANNEKPLLGIVLLMEGADCIREPGEAEWWHERGVRLIGPAWDDTRYCAGAWRDSKQGLSKDGYALLEVMAGLGMILDLTHMSEVATFQALDAYAGPVVATHANARAIVPTERQLSDRQLRLIGERDGMVGAVLANFFLLPEYVRGRKESVPVAQLAAHIDHVCQVIGDARHAGIGSDLDGGFGMRDIPDPLDSIADLPLIGAALREKGYTEEDVAGIMGGNWLTLLRRAWGA comes from the coding sequence ATGTTTATCGTCGATGCACATCTCGATCTGGCCTATAACGCCATCGCCAAGGGGCGCGACCCGCGGCTGGGCGTGGCCCGCATCCGCGCCCAGGAGCAGCCGCCGGGCAAGGACATCGCCACCGTCGGCCTGCCGGAGATGCGCCAGGCGGGCGTCGGTCTCATCTTCGCCACGATCTTCGTCTCGCCCGCCTCCACCCCCTTCGACCGCGAGCCGGACGAGATCACCTACGAAACGCCGCAGCAGGCCCACACCCTGGGCGCGGCACAGGTTGATTACTACCGCCGGCTGGTGGACGAGGACGAAACCTTGCGCCTGGTGACCGACGCGGCCGGGCTGGACGAGGTGGTGAAAAGCCACGCGAACAATGAGAAGCCGCTGCTGGGCATCGTCCTGCTGATGGAGGGGGCCGACTGCATCCGCGAGCCGGGCGAGGCCGAATGGTGGCACGAGCGCGGCGTGCGCCTCATCGGCCCGGCCTGGGACGACACGCGCTACTGCGCCGGGGCGTGGCGCGACAGCAAGCAAGGGCTATCGAAGGACGGCTACGCGCTGCTGGAGGTGATGGCCGGGCTGGGGATGATCCTCGACCTGACCCACATGAGCGAGGTCGCCACCTTCCAGGCCCTCGACGCCTACGCCGGGCCGGTGGTGGCGACCCACGCCAACGCGCGGGCCATCGTGCCCACCGAGCGGCAACTGAGCGACCGGCAGCTCCGGCTCATCGGCGAACGCGACGGGATGGTGGGGGCGGTGCTGGCGAACTTTTTCCTGCTGCCGGAGTACGTGCGCGGCCGCAAGGAGAGCGTGCCGGTGGCCCAACTGGCAGCCCACATCGACCACGTGTGCCAGGTCATCGGCGACGCCCGCCACGCCGGCATCGGCAGCGACCTCGACGGCGGCTTCGGTATGCGCGACATCCCCGACCCGCTCGATAGCATCGCCGACCTGCCGCTCATCGGCGCGGCGCTGCGCGAGAAGGGGTATACGGAAGAGGACGTGGCCGGGATTATGGGCGGCAATTGGCTGACGTTGTTGCGACGGGCGTGGGGAGCGTAG
- the dnaE gene encoding DNA polymerase III subunit alpha has product MSGSVTNSAVTEHQPFVHLHVHSEYSLLDGLSRLDHLAKRAKALNQPALALTDHGVMFGVMPFYKACKDNGIKPIIGIESYVSARRMTDRDPQLDRERTHLLLLAENQTGYLNLLQLASSAQLDGYYYRPRIDLDFLAAHSEGLICTTGCMAADIPRAIGAGDMTRAHKLMGQYIDIFGPERFFIELQEHSIPELTAINKTLVDEMQPRYNLRFLATNDVHYTTPEEASPHDVLLCIQTGATVNESKRMRFTDTGYYLKSHEEMRRLFGHVPGALDNSLLIAEMCHVDLDTKGYHLPIFDVPEGHNAPAYLRQLCEDGLIRRFGQERARTDETLRARLDHELRIIGGMGFETYFLIVWDLCEYARRAGIWWNVRGSGAGSLVAYTLGITGIDPIANGLIFERFLNPGRVSMPDIDLDYPDDRRSEMVEYAVRKYGQDKVAQIITFGTLGARAAIRDVGRALDVPLPEVDAVARLIPAIPGKPAKIVNVLDKEHEFYSADLEAKYKSDPRVRELIDTAKQVEGVARHASSHAAGVIISDKPLVQYVPLHRPTSGEAGLGGIRSISQWPMEIIEKIGLLKVDFLGLSTLTVMRLAAQLIEQRHGVRYTMDNIPYDIGQCGPDKDSDKGMDKAFAMLGRGDVLGVFQVEGSGMRKLMMDMKPRRFDHIIAAISLFRPGPMENIPEYIRRMHAALNDGKDVAVYHTPELKPILQDTYGILVYQEQIIRIAAELAGYEPGEADMIRKAVSKKKRDLMDEHKAQFTAGAMARGFSREVCDAIWFDIEFFARYGFNKAHAADYAVICCQTAYLKAHYPVEYLTALLSVDRHDTEKVAKYVTDARRLGINVAPPVVNRAMLDFTIEDGEEEQGSRGERERGRKNRTAGAPVTPAPLHPRSPAPRSTIRYGLAAIKNAGEGAVQLLIDERQANGSFRDPVDLAERVDLRRVGKRALESMARVGVFDEWGSRACVLDALDRLVGHSAATHAAAEAGQMTLFGGGNGHGHKIDVSLLRAEKDVKAIDRRELLDWEKELIGVYLTEHPLEHRLADLQGVVTARSGELDAAWNGKAITMAGLVAGLRTLNTKKGQPMAFVTLEDLDGKVDLVMFPKVWAAHREVVQANQIIVVRGTVQVSGEAISILANSVQTKLTIAHDAAHARALPPPPDDFDFWPPFEEQGGRGAGEQGRTSLSLGERLGEGSSSRPPTVALSEPVPAYVPDPTAAIPPPPDDDDEDNYLDYEATADEDAPTRPDPAAVAEAQEPLPPPVVTMPEIITNYELRITNEEKAANGRPMTADERPPTTDERRMTVDQPPPADDYEPPTNGLSRLLIVEIRASGNWKEACRQTLKLAGRFEGNAMLRLLLAGQDLVMDFPNHRVGSAVELIEQLERLPGVGRVYER; this is encoded by the coding sequence ATGTCGGGGTCTGTCACAAACTCAGCGGTAACGGAACACCAGCCCTTCGTCCACCTCCACGTCCATAGCGAGTACTCGCTGCTCGACGGGCTGAGCCGCCTCGATCACCTGGCCAAGCGGGCCAAGGCGCTCAATCAGCCGGCGCTGGCCCTGACCGACCACGGCGTCATGTTCGGCGTCATGCCTTTCTATAAGGCGTGCAAGGACAACGGCATCAAGCCCATCATCGGCATCGAGAGCTACGTCTCCGCCCGGCGCATGACCGACCGCGACCCGCAACTCGACCGCGAGCGCACCCACCTGCTGCTGCTGGCCGAGAACCAGACCGGCTACCTGAACCTGCTCCAGCTCGCCAGCAGCGCCCAACTTGACGGCTACTACTATCGGCCGCGCATCGACCTCGACTTCCTGGCCGCCCACAGCGAGGGCCTCATCTGCACCACCGGCTGCATGGCCGCCGACATCCCCCGCGCCATCGGTGCCGGTGACATGACCCGCGCCCACAAGCTGATGGGCCAATACATCGACATCTTCGGCCCGGAGCGCTTCTTCATCGAGTTGCAGGAGCACAGCATCCCCGAACTGACGGCCATCAACAAAACCCTCGTCGACGAGATGCAGCCGCGCTACAACCTGCGCTTCCTGGCGACCAACGACGTGCATTACACCACGCCCGAGGAGGCCTCGCCCCACGACGTGCTGCTGTGCATCCAGACCGGCGCGACGGTGAATGAATCCAAGCGGATGCGCTTCACCGACACCGGCTACTACCTGAAGTCCCACGAGGAGATGCGCCGCCTCTTCGGCCACGTGCCCGGCGCGCTCGACAACAGCCTCCTCATCGCCGAGATGTGCCACGTCGATCTGGACACCAAGGGCTACCACCTGCCCATCTTCGACGTGCCCGAGGGCCACAACGCCCCCGCTTATCTGCGGCAACTGTGCGAGGATGGCCTCATCCGGCGCTTCGGTCAGGAGCGCGCCCGGACGGACGAGACACTGCGCGCCCGCCTGGATCACGAGTTGCGTATCATCGGCGGCATGGGCTTCGAGACCTACTTCCTCATCGTCTGGGACCTGTGCGAATACGCCCGCCGGGCCGGCATCTGGTGGAACGTGCGCGGCTCCGGGGCGGGGTCGCTGGTAGCCTATACGCTGGGCATCACCGGCATCGACCCCATCGCCAACGGCCTCATCTTCGAGCGCTTCCTGAACCCCGGCCGCGTCTCCATGCCCGACATCGACCTCGACTACCCCGACGACCGCCGCTCGGAGATGGTCGAATATGCCGTGCGCAAATACGGCCAGGACAAGGTGGCCCAGATCATCACCTTCGGGACACTGGGCGCGCGGGCGGCCATCCGCGACGTCGGCCGCGCCCTCGACGTGCCCCTGCCCGAGGTCGACGCCGTGGCCCGCCTCATCCCGGCCATCCCCGGCAAGCCGGCCAAGATCGTCAACGTCCTCGATAAGGAGCATGAGTTCTACTCGGCCGACCTGGAAGCCAAATACAAGAGCGACCCGCGTGTCCGCGAACTGATCGACACGGCCAAGCAGGTCGAGGGCGTGGCCCGCCACGCCAGCAGCCATGCCGCCGGGGTCATCATCTCCGACAAGCCGCTCGTCCAGTACGTGCCGCTCCACCGGCCGACCAGCGGCGAGGCCGGGCTGGGCGGCATCCGCTCCATCAGCCAATGGCCGATGGAGATCATCGAGAAGATCGGCCTGCTCAAGGTCGATTTCCTGGGCCTCAGTACTCTGACCGTCATGCGCCTGGCCGCCCAACTCATCGAGCAGCGCCACGGCGTGCGGTATACGATGGACAACATCCCCTACGACATCGGCCAGTGCGGGCCGGACAAGGACAGCGACAAGGGGATGGACAAGGCATTCGCGATGCTCGGCCGCGGCGACGTGCTGGGCGTGTTCCAGGTGGAAGGCTCCGGGATGCGCAAGCTGATGATGGACATGAAGCCGCGCCGCTTCGACCACATCATCGCCGCCATCTCCCTCTTCCGGCCGGGGCCGATGGAGAACATCCCCGAATATATCCGCCGCATGCACGCCGCCCTCAACGACGGCAAGGACGTGGCCGTCTATCACACGCCGGAACTGAAGCCCATCCTGCAGGACACCTACGGCATTCTGGTCTATCAGGAGCAGATCATTCGCATCGCCGCCGAACTGGCCGGCTACGAGCCGGGCGAGGCCGACATGATCCGCAAGGCCGTGTCCAAGAAGAAGCGCGACCTGATGGATGAGCACAAGGCCCAGTTCACCGCCGGAGCCATGGCCCGCGGCTTCTCGCGTGAGGTGTGCGACGCCATCTGGTTCGACATCGAGTTCTTTGCCCGCTACGGCTTCAACAAGGCCCACGCCGCTGACTACGCCGTCATCTGCTGCCAGACGGCCTACCTGAAGGCCCACTACCCGGTCGAGTATCTCACCGCCCTGCTATCCGTCGATCGCCACGACACCGAAAAGGTCGCCAAATATGTCACCGACGCCCGCCGCCTGGGCATCAACGTCGCCCCGCCGGTGGTTAATCGGGCGATGCTGGATTTTACGATTGAGGATGGGGAAGAAGAGCAGGGGAGCAGGGGAGAAAGGGAGCGGGGGAGAAAGAACCGGACGGCCGGCGCGCCGGTCACCCCTGCCCCCCTGCACCCCCGCTCCCCTGCGCCCCGCTCCACCATCCGCTACGGCCTGGCCGCCATCAAGAACGCCGGCGAGGGCGCGGTGCAACTGCTCATCGACGAGCGGCAAGCCAACGGCTCGTTCCGCGACCCGGTCGATTTGGCCGAGCGGGTCGATTTGCGGCGGGTGGGCAAACGCGCGCTGGAGTCGATGGCCCGCGTGGGCGTCTTCGACGAATGGGGGTCGCGAGCTTGCGTCCTGGACGCGCTCGACCGGCTGGTGGGCCACAGCGCCGCCACCCACGCCGCGGCCGAGGCCGGGCAGATGACTCTCTTCGGCGGCGGCAACGGCCACGGCCACAAGATCGACGTCAGCCTGCTGCGGGCCGAGAAGGACGTGAAAGCCATCGACCGCCGCGAGTTGCTCGACTGGGAAAAGGAACTCATCGGCGTCTATCTGACCGAGCACCCGCTGGAGCATAGGCTGGCCGACCTGCAAGGCGTCGTCACCGCCCGCAGCGGCGAACTCGACGCCGCCTGGAACGGCAAGGCCATCACGATGGCTGGTCTCGTGGCCGGGCTGCGCACGCTGAATACCAAGAAGGGGCAGCCGATGGCCTTCGTCACGCTGGAAGACCTGGACGGCAAGGTCGATCTGGTCATGTTTCCCAAGGTCTGGGCCGCTCACCGCGAGGTGGTGCAGGCCAACCAGATCATCGTCGTGCGCGGCACGGTGCAGGTGTCGGGCGAGGCGATCTCCATCCTCGCCAACAGCGTGCAGACCAAGCTGACCATCGCCCACGACGCCGCCCACGCCCGCGCCTTGCCGCCGCCGCCGGATGATTTCGACTTCTGGCCGCCTTTTGAAGAGCAGGGGGGCAGGGGGGCAGGGGAGCAGGGGAGAACGTCCCTCTCCCTGGGGGAGAGGTTAGGAGAGGGTTCCAGCAGTCGACCGCCGACCGTCGCCTTGTCGGAGCCGGTTCCGGCCTACGTGCCCGATCCCACTGCGGCCATCCCCCCGCCGCCCGATGATGACGACGAGGATAACTATCTGGACTACGAAGCCACCGCCGACGAGGACGCGCCGACGCGCCCCGACCCGGCGGCCGTGGCCGAGGCCCAGGAGCCGCTGCCGCCGCCGGTGGTGACGATGCCGGAGATAATTACGAATTACGAATTACGAATTACGAATGAAGAGAAGGCGGCGAATGGCCGACCGATGACGGCCGACGAGCGGCCGCCGACCACTGATGAACGACGCATGACCGTTGACCAACCTCCGCCGGCCGACGATTATGAGCCGCCCACAAACGGGCTATCGAGGCTGCTGATCGTGGAGATCAGAGCTTCGGGCAACTGGAAAGAGGCCTGCCGCCAGACGCTGAAGCTGGCCGGGCGCTTCGAGGGCAATGCCATGCTGCGGCTGCTACTGGCCGGGCAGGATCTGGTGATGGACTTCCCCAACCATCGCGTGGGCAGCGCCGTAGAATTGATCGAGCAGTTGGAACGGTTGCCCGGGGTGGGGCGGGTCTACGAACGGTAG
- a CDS encoding antitoxin family protein, with the protein MMLKSIEAIFDGEVFRPAGEVELEANTRVRLLFETLLIDHAEPLSFLELASQLELDGPEDWSLKIDDYR; encoded by the coding sequence ATGATGTTGAAGTCAATAGAAGCAATATTCGATGGCGAGGTCTTTCGACCGGCTGGGGAAGTCGAATTGGAGGCGAATACGCGGGTGCGCCTGCTATTCGAGACACTTTTGATTGATCACGCCGAGCCTCTTTCCTTCCTTGAACTTGCCTCTCAGCTTGAGCTGGATGGGCCTGAGGATTGGTCGTTGAAGATAGACGATTACCGTTGA
- a CDS encoding pentapeptide repeat-containing protein: MGSKRQAITFGQRILRGAKSRPWAAAIVIMLLIGIGLIGYWAVWANSSPAWTGFGAYSEVAAGPRAKTLWDWLGLLIVPLAVAFGATVISYFQKRTELEIAEKARTEDREIAARARDSERQIASDRLMQATLEAYYDRMTELLLEHNLRESPVDSEARSIARARTIAVVKSLDGDRNRQLFTFLKASKLIEKGSPIVDLRKANLSKTALSGVDLREVDLYQADLSGSDLSRADLSEANLREAKLISSNLSNSHMRELNISNADLTNANLSNCFIEYATFNRVNLTNAILHGTYFRRTVLMEANLQNADLRGVILWQSNLSGAINWTLEQFEEIGGESPIMPDGITIGGYDANVPTYDEWKAQYLAGQSKENI, translated from the coding sequence TTGGGGAGTAAAAGACAAGCCATTACCTTTGGTCAACGAATACTACGTGGGGCCAAATCGCGGCCCTGGGCGGCCGCGATTGTTATCATGCTGCTTATTGGCATTGGGCTCATCGGTTATTGGGCGGTTTGGGCGAATAGTTCACCGGCATGGACGGGATTTGGAGCGTATAGCGAAGTTGCAGCCGGGCCGCGGGCCAAGACGCTGTGGGACTGGCTAGGGTTACTCATCGTGCCGCTAGCAGTCGCCTTTGGCGCGACCGTAATCAGTTACTTCCAGAAGCGAACTGAGTTGGAGATTGCCGAGAAGGCACGTACTGAGGATCGGGAAATCGCAGCAAGGGCACGTGATTCAGAGCGACAAATTGCATCCGACCGCCTGATGCAGGCAACATTGGAAGCATATTATGACCGGATGACAGAGTTGTTGCTGGAGCACAACCTGCGAGAGTCGCCCGTAGATTCGGAGGCGCGCAGTATTGCCCGGGCACGGACGATAGCGGTAGTTAAGAGTCTAGACGGAGATCGAAACCGGCAGTTGTTTACGTTTCTCAAGGCGTCGAAATTGATCGAAAAGGGTTCGCCAATAGTCGACCTACGAAAGGCAAATCTCAGCAAAACTGCTCTGAGCGGGGTTGACTTGCGTGAAGTAGATCTTTATCAAGCAGACCTTAGTGGGTCTGACCTTAGCAGGGCTGACTTGAGCGAGGCTAACCTGAGAGAAGCTAAACTAATAAGTTCCAATTTATCTAATTCTCACATGCGGGAACTTAACATAAGCAACGCAGATCTTACTAATGCTAACTTGAGCAACTGCTTCATAGAATATGCCACCTTTAATAGGGTCAATCTCACTAATGCTATACTTCATGGAACATACTTTCGTAGAACAGTTCTTATGGAGGCGAACTTACAGAACGCGGATCTTCGTGGGGTGATTCTATGGCAGAGTAATTTAAGTGGCGCAATAAACTGGACGCTAGAACAATTTGAGGAAATAGGAGGCGAATCTCCAATAATGCCCGATGGGATAACAATAGGTGGCTATGATGCCAATGTACCTACATACGACGAATGGAAAGCCCAATACTTAGCGGGGCAAAGCAAAGAGAATATATAG
- a CDS encoding DUF2442 domain-containing protein: protein MDTSQNEIVELVQATNVEFEGDMLHVALSDGRRVSLPLDTISWLSWLASATSEQRANWSIEPGGYGVYWEELDDGFEVMHLLNVQPLA, encoded by the coding sequence ATGGATACTTCTCAAAATGAAATCGTGGAGCTGGTACAGGCAACAAACGTCGAGTTTGAAGGCGACATGCTGCACGTAGCCCTGAGTGATGGTCGCCGCGTAAGTCTCCCTCTTGATACGATCAGTTGGCTAAGCTGGTTAGCCAGCGCCACCTCTGAACAACGGGCGAATTGGTCTATCGAACCGGGCGGGTATGGGGTCTATTGGGAAGAATTGGACGATGGTTTTGAGGTGATGCACCTGTTGAATGTGCAACCGTTGGCCTAG
- a CDS encoding DUF4160 domain-containing protein has translation MPTLRIDGYKFRFYSSDQLEPQHVHVLRDKNVAKIWLRPVSVQYNRGYRSEELNAILRLTRENQAVLLEAWYGYFSK, from the coding sequence ATGCCCACACTACGAATTGATGGGTACAAATTTCGATTTTATTCCTCTGACCAACTTGAACCTCAACACGTTCACGTGTTGAGAGATAAGAACGTAGCCAAGATATGGCTAAGGCCCGTCAGTGTGCAGTACAATCGAGGTTATCGCTCGGAGGAACTAAACGCGATCTTGCGGCTGACCAGGGAGAATCAGGCGGTCTTGCTGGAGGCATGGTATGGATACTTCTCAAAATGA
- a CDS encoding Mur ligase family protein: MMSDMPQLLKDLLAAWAAAVGDTNHPQPPPYDGPDVTITGFTEKTSEVEPGMAFVARVRTGSDGHPYIAQAIARGASLILAQRPAAALGLSVPAGVAYLTVPDTAEALAWLSAAWEGFPSRQLVVIGITGTDGKTTTANILFNVLRAAGIRAGLLSTIKAVIGDTEEPLALHVTTPESPVVQRYLRRMVDAGLTHCVLETTSHALAQQRVAAVDFDLAVITNITHEHLDYHGSYEAYFAAKRQLFAYLLEDMIHVPSGNAAKIALRRAAVLNQDDRSFGPLAEFLAGRAVEVVAYGLGERGGLSGGLKPTAGTQSALKRTERAASDSGTGFNRVLHGSRGFEPAAEGEGGIPSRPTTMATDIAYGAETTAFMLHVGGVSLPVNAPLPGAFNVHNMLAASAAASALGVAPEAIRAGLEGVPALSGRMERIDRGQPFLVVVDFAHTPNALARAIEAARGMIEEQGGGGAGAQGRKEITNYELGMTNEERSSPATRHAPPATPRVLAVFGSAGKRDVAKRRLMAEVAARAADLTVLTAEDPRTESLDDILATMADAARAAGGVEGETFWRVPDRGRAIYFALTLARPGDIMLLCGKGHEQSMAFGTVEYPWDDRRAAGAALEAFLAGREMVDLGLPTFNT, from the coding sequence ATGATGAGTGATATGCCACAGCTATTGAAAGACCTGCTGGCGGCCTGGGCCGCGGCCGTCGGCGATACCAATCACCCCCAACCGCCGCCCTACGACGGCCCTGACGTGACCATCACCGGCTTCACCGAGAAGACGAGCGAGGTAGAGCCGGGCATGGCTTTCGTGGCCCGCGTGCGCACCGGCAGCGACGGCCACCCCTACATCGCCCAGGCCATCGCGCGCGGGGCGAGCCTCATCCTGGCCCAGCGGCCGGCCGCCGCGTTGGGGCTGAGCGTGCCCGCAGGCGTGGCCTATCTGACCGTGCCCGACACGGCCGAGGCGCTGGCCTGGTTGTCGGCGGCTTGGGAGGGGTTCCCCAGCCGGCAACTGGTGGTCATCGGCATCACCGGCACCGATGGCAAGACGACCACGGCCAACATCCTGTTCAACGTGTTGCGCGCCGCCGGGATTCGCGCCGGGCTGCTCAGTACGATCAAGGCCGTCATCGGTGACACCGAGGAGCCATTGGCGCTCCACGTCACCACGCCGGAGTCGCCCGTCGTCCAGCGCTATCTGCGGCGCATGGTCGATGCCGGGCTGACCCACTGTGTGCTGGAGACGACCTCCCACGCGCTGGCCCAGCAGCGCGTGGCCGCCGTCGATTTCGACCTGGCCGTGATCACCAACATCACTCACGAACACCTGGACTATCACGGCAGCTACGAAGCCTACTTCGCCGCCAAGCGGCAACTGTTCGCCTATCTGCTGGAGGACATGATTCATGTCCCATCGGGCAACGCGGCTAAGATCGCCTTGCGACGTGCGGCCGTGCTCAATCAGGATGATCGTTCGTTTGGGCCGTTGGCTGAGTTTTTGGCCGGGCGGGCGGTTGAGGTGGTTGCGTATGGGTTGGGGGAGCGCGGTGGGTTGAGCGGTGGGTTGAAACCCACCGCTGGTACACAAAGTGCGTTAAAACGCACTGAAAGAGCGGCGAGCGACTCAGGAACCGGTTTTAACCGGGTTTTGCATGGCAGCCGCGGGTTTGAACCCGCGGCGGAAGGGGAGGGCGGGATACCATCCCGCCCTACAACGATGGCGACGGACATCGCATATGGGGCAGAGACGACGGCGTTTATGCTCCACGTCGGTGGCGTGTCGCTGCCCGTCAATGCGCCGTTGCCGGGGGCGTTCAACGTTCACAATATGCTGGCGGCATCAGCCGCGGCGTCGGCGCTGGGCGTGGCGCCGGAAGCGATTCGCGCCGGGTTGGAAGGCGTCCCCGCGCTCAGCGGCCGCATGGAACGCATCGACCGCGGCCAGCCGTTCCTGGTCGTGGTCGACTTTGCCCACACGCCGAATGCCCTGGCGCGGGCGATTGAGGCGGCGCGGGGAATGATCGAAGAGCAGGGGGGCGGGGGCGCAGGGGCGCAGGGGCGCAAAGAAATTACGAATTACGAATTAGGAATGACGAATGAAGAACGCTCCTCACCCGCCACCCGCCACGCGCCACCCGCCACTCCCCGCGTTCTCGCCGTCTTCGGCAGCGCGGGCAAGCGCGACGTGGCCAAGCGGCGGCTGATGGCCGAAGTGGCGGCGCGGGCGGCCGACCTGACCGTGCTGACGGCCGAAGACCCGCGCACCGAATCGCTCGACGACATCCTGGCGACGATGGCCGACGCGGCGCGGGCCGCCGGCGGCGTGGAAGGCGAGACGTTCTGGCGCGTGCCCGATCGCGGGCGGGCGATCTATTTCGCCCTGACGCTGGCCCGGCCGGGCGACATCATGCTGCTGTGCGGCAAGGGGCATGAGCAGTCGATGGCCTTTGGGACGGTGGAATATCCGTGGGATGATCGGCGGGCGGCTGGGGCGGCGCTGGAAGCGTTTCTTGCGGGGCGGGAGATGGTGGATTTGGGGTTGCCGACGTTCAATACTTAA
- a CDS encoding DUF711 family protein, with product MEIRSVTLFCEADTAPTAYAAFLAAARAAFPLRVQSTRLGAPPFPAWLPRDRAVAAAAEFVAGWRAAGVDYVSLGPVRLAHDLAWLDLIPDLLTAAEGVFAAAEIATPDGQIDVERCWAVARLVRRVSALYPDGFGNLFLGALAGCGPGHPFLPASYHGGGPAHFALAVEAADVALAAIRGAGTLDEARARLVAGIEDAAAAIVPVAERLAAEYGLRFSGIDFSPAPYPAEAKSLGAALEALGIRLGGPGGLFAAAFITEAIDRARFPHTGFCGLMLPVLEDTTLARRAAAGELALNDLLLYSAVCGVGLDTIPLPGDVGEATLAGLLLDTAALSARLRKPLVARLMPLPGLVAGDPTSFDFEYFAAGRVMAIREMGQGGPLAQPGSLEIRPYRRDRVE from the coding sequence ATGGAGATTCGCTCCGTCACCCTGTTTTGCGAGGCCGACACCGCGCCGACGGCCTACGCCGCTTTCCTGGCGGCGGCCCGCGCGGCTTTTCCGCTGCGCGTCCAATCGACGCGACTGGGAGCGCCCCCCTTCCCGGCGTGGCTGCCGCGTGACCGCGCCGTTGCCGCCGCGGCCGAATTCGTGGCCGGCTGGCGGGCGGCCGGCGTCGATTACGTCAGCCTCGGCCCGGTGCGGTTGGCCCACGACCTGGCCTGGCTCGATCTCATTCCCGATTTGCTGACGGCGGCCGAAGGCGTTTTCGCCGCGGCCGAGATCGCCACGCCGGACGGGCAGATCGACGTGGAGCGCTGCTGGGCCGTGGCCCGCCTCGTCCGGCGGGTGAGCGCGCTCTATCCCGACGGCTTCGGCAATTTATTTCTCGGCGCGCTGGCCGGCTGTGGCCCCGGCCACCCCTTCCTGCCGGCCAGCTACCACGGCGGCGGCCCGGCTCATTTCGCCCTGGCCGTGGAGGCCGCCGACGTGGCCCTGGCGGCCATTCGCGGCGCAGGCACGCTGGACGAGGCGCGGGCGCGACTGGTGGCGGGCATCGAGGACGCCGCGGCAGCCATCGTGCCCGTGGCCGAGCGGTTGGCGGCCGAGTACGGCCTGCGCTTCAGCGGCATCGACTTCTCGCCCGCGCCCTATCCGGCCGAGGCGAAAAGCCTGGGGGCGGCGCTGGAGGCCTTGGGCATCCGGCTGGGTGGGCCGGGCGGGCTGTTCGCCGCGGCCTTCATCACCGAGGCCATCGACCGCGCCCGCTTCCCGCATACCGGCTTCTGCGGGCTGATGCTGCCGGTGCTGGAGGATACCACGCTGGCCCGGCGGGCGGCGGCGGGCGAACTGGCGCTCAACGATTTGCTTCTCTATTCGGCCGTCTGCGGCGTGGGGCTGGACACGATTCCCTTGCCCGGCGACGTGGGCGAGGCCACGCTGGCCGGGCTGCTGCTGGACACGGCGGCGCTGTCGGCCCGGCTGCGCAAGCCGCTGGTAGCCCGGTTGATGCCGCTGCCGGGGCTTGTGGCCGGCGACCCGACCTCGTTTGATTTCGAGTATTTCGCGGCGGGGCGGGTGATGGCGATCCGGGAGATGGGACAGGGCGGCCCCTTGGCGCAGCCCGGCTCGTTGGAAATCCGCCCGTATCGGCGGGATAGAGTAGAATGA
- a CDS encoding DinB family protein: MGDGEKEQLIVDTQLSREPEIGRWLWALQNTRQRTMREIARLTPAMIDWPPGHDDSSIGAILYHLADIEADWLYVEGLARPIPPEVRAIFPQQARDEQGHLTQVMGDTLEEHVSRLETVRGLLLEAYGQMTLAEFRQVRALEPYDVTPEYVLHHLMQHEAEHRSQIGGLRIAAQRALAQ; encoded by the coding sequence ATGGGCGATGGCGAGAAGGAACAACTGATTGTCGATACCCAATTAAGCCGGGAACCGGAGATCGGCCGCTGGCTGTGGGCACTACAGAACACGCGCCAACGGACGATGCGGGAGATCGCCCGCCTCACGCCGGCCATGATCGATTGGCCGCCGGGCCACGACGACAGCAGTATCGGCGCGATTCTCTATCATCTGGCCGACATCGAGGCCGACTGGCTGTACGTAGAAGGGCTGGCCCGGCCGATTCCGCCGGAAGTGCGGGCGATATTTCCCCAGCAAGCGCGAGATGAGCAAGGCCATCTGACGCAGGTCATGGGCGACACGCTGGAGGAACACGTCAGCCGACTTGAAACCGTGCGCGGCCTGTTGCTCGAAGCCTATGGGCAAATGACGTTGGCCGAGTTTCGCCAGGTGCGTGCGCTGGAGCCGTACGACGTGACGCCGGAGTACGTGCTCCACCATCTCATGCAGCACGAGGCCGAACATCGTAGCCAGATCGGCGGGCTGCGCATTGCCGCCCAACGCGCGCTGGCGCAATAA